Proteins found in one Calditrichota bacterium genomic segment:
- a CDS encoding acyl-CoA dehydrogenase yields the protein MSLNFDLPEEANMIRDTVREFAEQVIRPKAKELDDAEEFSPEITRQLGELGLFGFCIPEEYGGNGFGYIPYIIAVEELARVDGSQAATVAAHNSLGIGPIYIFGNEDQKRKYLPQLTTGEKVWAFGLTEPNAGSDAGGTKTVAKKEKDGWRINGSKIFITNGSGEASLGVTVQAVTGTRPDGKKEYTCFLVEQGTPGFTAKTMHEKMMWRSSITSELFFEDCLVPEESMLGKKGEGFRQMLDTLDRGRLSIAAMGLGCAQGAYELALKYAKERKQFGKAISTFQANAFKLADMATEIEAARYLLYRAAWLCDQKRDEYKKLASMAKLYCSEVAHRCVNQALQIHGGYGLMKEYDIERFYRDQRLLEIGEGTSEILRLVISRRIGCYDV from the coding sequence ATGTCGCTAAATTTTGACCTTCCCGAAGAAGCGAACATGATTCGCGATACGGTACGTGAGTTCGCCGAGCAAGTGATCAGACCAAAGGCAAAAGAATTGGACGACGCAGAGGAGTTTTCGCCGGAAATCACGCGTCAATTGGGCGAGTTGGGATTATTTGGGTTTTGCATTCCTGAAGAATATGGCGGGAACGGCTTTGGATATATTCCTTACATTATCGCTGTAGAAGAATTAGCACGAGTCGATGGTTCTCAGGCGGCTACGGTGGCGGCTCATAATTCGTTGGGCATCGGGCCTATTTATATTTTTGGAAATGAAGATCAAAAAAGAAAATATTTGCCTCAGCTCACTACCGGAGAAAAGGTCTGGGCGTTTGGCCTTACGGAACCCAATGCAGGTTCTGATGCTGGCGGGACAAAGACTGTCGCCAAAAAGGAAAAGGACGGCTGGCGCATTAATGGTTCGAAAATATTTATCACCAACGGTTCAGGAGAAGCCTCGCTGGGAGTGACGGTGCAGGCAGTGACCGGCACCCGTCCCGATGGGAAAAAAGAATACACTTGCTTTCTGGTCGAACAAGGCACGCCCGGTTTCACGGCAAAAACGATGCATGAAAAAATGATGTGGCGCTCGTCTATTACCTCGGAGTTGTTTTTCGAAGACTGCCTTGTGCCGGAAGAAAGCATGCTTGGCAAAAAAGGCGAGGGGTTTCGTCAAATGCTGGACACGCTGGATCGCGGCAGGCTTTCTATCGCAGCGATGGGACTTGGGTGTGCTCAGGGCGCCTATGAATTAGCGCTGAAATACGCCAAAGAACGAAAACAATTCGGAAAAGCAATCTCCACGTTTCAAGCCAATGCTTTCAAATTAGCTGATATGGCAACGGAAATCGAAGCCGCGCGCTATCTTCTCTACCGCGCCGCGTGGCTGTGCGATCAAAAACGGGACGAATACAAAAAATTAGCGTCCATGGCAAAATTGTACTGCTCAGAAGTGGCGCATCGCTGTGTCAATCAGGCGCTTCAAATTCACGGCGGCTACGGTTTGATGAAAGAGTACGATATCGAGCGATTTTATCGCGACCAGCGCTTGCTGGAAATCGGCGAAGGAACCTCTGAAATTTTACGATTGGTCATTTCCAGAAGAATTGGGTGTTATGATGTTTGA
- a CDS encoding enoyl-CoA hydratase/isomerase family protein (Catalyzes the reversible hydration of unsaturated fatty acyl-CoA to beta-hydroxyacyl-CoA), which translates to MQKKFQTIRYHIENKAITIWLNRPDVHNAFNSTMLKELSEILEWIAGSDEVRVVIFTGEGKSFSAGADLNWMKEIINYTYEENLQDSELISQVFYLIYTCPKPVIAAINGAAVGGGMGFVAASDIVIASERAKFSLSEVKIGLVPSCISPYLFKKVGEGALKELFISGMRFGPDKALKINLINYVVEHEKLLDFAQEKARELLVCGPQAIAICKKLFFEVQEMDLQTAYHYTADLIAKMRISDEAQEGMHAFLEKRKPNWHP; encoded by the coding sequence ATGCAAAAAAAATTTCAGACCATTCGTTATCATATCGAAAATAAAGCAATCACCATTTGGCTGAACAGGCCTGATGTGCACAATGCCTTTAACTCGACCATGCTGAAAGAATTGTCGGAAATTCTGGAATGGATCGCAGGATCGGACGAGGTGCGCGTGGTCATTTTTACCGGAGAGGGAAAATCTTTTTCAGCCGGCGCTGATTTGAATTGGATGAAAGAGATCATCAATTATACTTACGAAGAAAATTTGCAGGATTCTGAGCTTATTTCTCAAGTGTTTTATTTGATTTACACCTGTCCCAAGCCAGTGATTGCTGCCATAAACGGCGCTGCTGTCGGAGGCGGTATGGGATTTGTCGCCGCGTCAGACATCGTCATTGCTTCTGAACGGGCGAAATTCAGTCTGTCTGAAGTCAAAATCGGACTGGTTCCTTCCTGCATTTCTCCGTATCTGTTCAAAAAGGTCGGCGAAGGAGCGCTAAAAGAATTATTCATTTCAGGAATGCGTTTTGGCCCGGACAAGGCGCTAAAGATTAATTTGATCAATTATGTTGTTGAACATGAAAAGCTGCTCGATTTTGCGCAGGAGAAAGCCCGAGAATTGCTGGTCTGCGGTCCCCAAGCCATTGCTATTTGTAAAAAATTATTTTTCGAAGTTCAGGAAATGGATTTGCAAACAGCTTATCACTACACAGCGGATTTGATTGCAAAAATGAGAATTTCCGACGAAGCACAGGAAGGCATGCACGCATTTTTGGAAAAGAGAAAACCCAATTGGCATCCCTAA
- a CDS encoding acyl-CoA dehydrogenase — protein sequence MDYLLTEEQKMLREMVSKFAKEEIAPVASENEDKEIYPENIVQQLGELGIMGIAYPEEYGGAGMDYVSYMLAVEAISQYCASTGVIVSAHSSLAVDPIFRFGTEEQKKKYLPDMCSGKKIGCHALTEPGAGSDAGAVKTTAKLEGDKWVLNGTKHFITNGANADVAVVFASTDMEQKHHGISAFIVEKGTPGFRVGKLENKLGIRASTTAELIFEDCAIPKENLLGELNKGFKIAMITLDGGRLGIASQALGIAKAAIEDSVAYAKERQQFGQPIAKFQAIQWMIANMTTEYEAAWLLTYRGSVMKDKGLRYSKEAAMAKLKASETASFCANKAIQIHGGYGFIKDFPVERYLRDAKITEIYEGTNEIMRIVISANMLRD from the coding sequence ATGGATTATTTGTTGACCGAAGAGCAAAAAATGCTCCGAGAAATGGTATCCAAATTTGCCAAGGAAGAAATTGCGCCTGTGGCTTCTGAAAATGAGGATAAGGAGATATATCCGGAAAATATTGTACAACAATTGGGCGAATTGGGGATAATGGGCATTGCTTATCCTGAGGAGTACGGCGGCGCCGGGATGGATTACGTTTCTTACATGCTGGCTGTGGAAGCAATTTCTCAGTATTGCGCATCGACAGGAGTAATTGTCTCTGCGCATTCGTCTCTGGCAGTGGATCCCATTTTTCGTTTTGGCACTGAAGAACAGAAAAAGAAATATCTGCCTGACATGTGTTCCGGGAAAAAGATCGGTTGCCATGCGCTGACTGAACCAGGTGCGGGATCCGATGCAGGCGCGGTAAAAACAACAGCGAAATTAGAGGGCGATAAATGGGTGCTTAATGGTACAAAACACTTCATCACCAATGGCGCGAATGCGGATGTAGCAGTGGTCTTTGCTTCCACTGACATGGAACAAAAACACCACGGCATCAGTGCTTTTATCGTGGAAAAGGGCACTCCCGGATTTCGCGTGGGGAAATTAGAAAATAAATTAGGCATCCGCGCATCGACGACAGCGGAATTGATTTTCGAAGATTGCGCCATTCCCAAAGAAAATTTGCTCGGCGAGCTCAATAAAGGTTTTAAAATAGCCATGATCACGCTGGATGGCGGCAGACTGGGAATAGCGTCACAAGCGCTGGGGATTGCCAAGGCGGCAATTGAGGATTCGGTTGCTTACGCTAAAGAGCGTCAGCAATTTGGCCAGCCCATTGCTAAATTTCAGGCGATTCAGTGGATGATTGCCAATATGACAACTGAATATGAAGCAGCCTGGCTTTTGACCTATCGGGGATCTGTGATGAAAGATAAAGGCCTGCGCTACTCAAAAGAGGCGGCAATGGCAAAGTTAAAAGCTTCGGAGACAGCATCTTTTTGTGCCAACAAAGCAATACAAATTCACGGTGGCTACGGTTTCATCAAAGATTTCCCTGTGGAACGTTATCTCAGGGATGCCAAAATTACGGAAATTTACGAGGGCACCAATGAAATTATGCGAATTGTGATTTCTGCAAATATGTTGAGAGATTAG
- a CDS encoding T9SS type A sorting domain-containing protein has translation MKKNFFLAISILFLALVININVLIAENHPEGKLDVFVTFIVTVPENTPESDTVFIAGTMNNWDPGSGEGSSSDDLPMTKISANQWQLTLSLSPNNTYEYKYTRGSWNSVEKDEQGNEIDNREVHVPFYAITINDTVSTWRDVLNPVTPENVDPVVTIYNDSPQTSIAITWASAAKGTNTVRYGINDISENQLVVEESRDMVTKNDSLIHVARLTDLQPNTTYFYQVETQGIYQSDTLSFTTAPPQDSSFMFIAFGDNQPAVNTTILNNIIREHPTFVLHTGDLVQDGTQLNQWFDVLHDHQNLTSTTPMMVIYGNHEENSPYLTSFFTFPDNSSSDSYQGHWYSFDYNNVHIIGLDIYQDFKAGSEQQDWLLNDLQSIGEEISYTIVFFHEPPYSSGKHGGNLEVQQYLLPIFEEYGVDLIFCGHNHLYERSIINGIPYITTGGAGATLYDYYPGINPFSVYVEKVFHYCKIYVTRDNLWVEMIRQNGSVGDVHYSMQTDGNDKDWHSWKIAPIEDTDNLQTDPELKLERFFITQDANYFYFGFDAPARTKGISYGMYIDTDNIPGSGGTTDRWGKAITAVSRHLPEIEIYAYHKNDDTWSSSSPKFYHWDQANSQWISASGGMGSLPTGGIFSIDSTNRFFELAIPKTAPGFNGTDSFFVELFTVGETSGAGASESIPSDSSIQFTAENKSTAITVLTNFYGFNMSNEEKPDSNTICIDGDPSDWLSMGIEPLAVDTDSAQLNPEYQLDSLYVYMDSVNVYFGFRTPCQNIGLHFGIYIDTDNIVGSGGTYDKWTCDVTAVPRHLPDISIYAYHKDTGGWSGSSPKYYTWNSGSWVQHTGGYGSLPTGGEFAHSADKDFVEIKIPRTSPGFHGVNNFYISLFNFGSAKKVCETVPSDPAVRFNGENKTTSVQLSQFAFFQTEPVSVKQDNTGQVIVGFDLKQNFPNPFNLNTTISYHVSKPAHVKLVIYNISGQIVKTLVDAQQRAGHYSVQWDANTAASGLYFYHISAGEYSATKKCLILK, from the coding sequence ATGAAAAAAAATTTCTTTCTTGCTATTAGCATCTTATTTCTTGCCCTTGTTATCAATATTAATGTCTTGATTGCTGAAAATCACCCGGAAGGGAAATTAGATGTATTTGTAACTTTCATAGTCACCGTTCCGGAAAATACTCCTGAAAGTGATACTGTTTTTATCGCCGGAACCATGAATAATTGGGACCCCGGATCAGGAGAAGGCTCTTCCTCCGATGATTTACCCATGACAAAAATTTCAGCCAATCAATGGCAATTGACGCTTTCGTTATCACCGAATAATACTTATGAATACAAATACACTCGAGGCAGTTGGAATAGCGTGGAAAAAGACGAACAGGGCAACGAAATTGACAATCGTGAAGTTCATGTACCGTTTTACGCCATCACGATTAATGATACCGTTTCCACCTGGCGGGATGTATTAAATCCGGTGACTCCGGAAAATGTCGATCCGGTCGTTACAATTTACAATGATTCCCCGCAAACTTCCATAGCAATCACCTGGGCTTCTGCAGCAAAAGGCACGAACACCGTTCGTTATGGGATTAACGACATTAGCGAGAATCAACTTGTCGTGGAAGAAAGTCGGGATATGGTCACAAAAAACGACAGCTTGATTCACGTCGCCCGTTTGACTGATCTGCAACCCAACACAACATATTTTTATCAAGTAGAAACTCAGGGAATTTATCAAAGCGATACGTTGAGTTTCACCACGGCGCCGCCGCAGGATAGCTCATTTATGTTCATTGCCTTTGGCGACAACCAGCCTGCGGTCAATACTACAATTTTAAATAACATTATCCGGGAACATCCGACGTTTGTGCTTCATACCGGTGATCTGGTGCAAGACGGCACCCAGCTCAATCAATGGTTTGATGTCTTGCATGACCATCAAAATCTCACAAGTACCACGCCAATGATGGTTATTTATGGTAATCACGAGGAAAATTCACCCTATTTGACAAGTTTTTTCACATTTCCCGACAACAGTTCTTCCGATAGCTACCAGGGGCATTGGTATTCTTTTGACTATAACAACGTTCATATTATTGGCTTGGATATTTACCAGGATTTTAAAGCAGGAAGTGAGCAACAAGATTGGTTGCTAAATGACCTTCAATCCATTGGCGAGGAGATTTCTTACACTATCGTATTCTTCCATGAACCGCCTTACAGCTCCGGTAAGCATGGCGGCAATCTTGAAGTGCAACAATACTTGCTCCCCATCTTTGAGGAGTACGGTGTCGATCTGATTTTTTGCGGACACAACCATCTTTACGAACGAAGTATCATTAATGGAATACCATACATTACCACCGGCGGAGCAGGAGCCACTCTTTACGACTACTATCCGGGGATTAATCCTTTTTCTGTATATGTCGAAAAAGTATTTCACTATTGCAAAATTTACGTCACCCGGGATAACCTGTGGGTCGAAATGATTCGTCAAAACGGCAGCGTAGGAGATGTGCATTATTCCATGCAAACGGACGGGAACGACAAAGACTGGCATTCATGGAAAATTGCTCCGATAGAAGACACAGACAATCTCCAGACAGATCCCGAACTGAAATTGGAACGTTTTTTCATTACACAGGATGCCAATTATTTTTACTTCGGATTCGACGCTCCTGCCCGGACAAAGGGAATTTCCTACGGAATGTATATCGACACCGACAATATACCGGGATCAGGAGGAACGACCGACCGCTGGGGCAAGGCAATTACCGCTGTTTCCCGTCATCTGCCGGAAATTGAAATTTACGCCTATCACAAAAATGACGATACCTGGTCAAGCAGCAGCCCCAAATTCTATCACTGGGATCAGGCTAACTCGCAATGGATAAGTGCTTCCGGCGGCATGGGCAGTCTGCCCACAGGCGGAATTTTTTCCATCGACAGCACCAATCGCTTTTTTGAATTAGCAATCCCTAAAACTGCGCCCGGTTTTAACGGCACAGATAGTTTTTTTGTGGAACTATTCACGGTGGGCGAAACCAGCGGCGCCGGCGCATCGGAATCAATTCCTTCAGATTCTTCCATTCAATTTACAGCAGAAAATAAATCCACTGCCATAACTGTTTTGACCAATTTTTATGGTTTCAATATGAGCAACGAGGAAAAACCTGATTCCAACACAATTTGCATTGACGGGGATCCGTCGGACTGGTTGTCAATGGGTATCGAGCCGTTAGCAGTTGACACGGATAGTGCCCAGCTCAATCCAGAATATCAGTTAGACTCGCTCTATGTTTACATGGATAGCGTCAATGTTTATTTCGGGTTCCGGACGCCCTGCCAGAACATTGGCTTGCATTTTGGGATTTACATTGACACGGACAATATCGTCGGGTCGGGCGGAACTTATGACAAATGGACATGTGACGTCACTGCCGTACCACGACATCTTCCGGACATTTCAATTTATGCGTATCACAAAGATACCGGAGGGTGGTCGGGAAGCAGTCCCAAATATTACACTTGGAACAGCGGAAGTTGGGTGCAACACACCGGAGGATATGGCTCGTTACCCACCGGCGGCGAATTTGCCCATAGCGCGGATAAGGATTTCGTGGAAATCAAAATTCCTCGCACGTCACCCGGGTTTCATGGCGTGAATAATTTTTACATTTCTTTGTTTAATTTTGGCAGCGCAAAAAAGGTTTGTGAAACAGTACCATCAGACCCGGCCGTCCGATTCAATGGTGAAAATAAGACAACTTCCGTGCAACTTTCTCAATTTGCATTTTTTCAGACGGAACCAGTATCGGTTAAGCAAGACAACACCGGACAGGTAATCGTGGGGTTTGATTTGAAGCAGAATTTTCCGAATCCGTTTAATTTGAACACAACAATTTCCTATCACGTATCCAAACCAGCACATGTCAAATTAGTAATCTATAACATTTCCGGCCAAATTGTCAAGACGCTGGTGGATGCGCAACAACGTGCGGGACATTACTCCGTTCAGTGGGATGCTAATACAGCAGCTTCAGGTTTATATTTCTACCATATCAGCGCTGGTGAATATTCAGCGACAAAAAAATGTTTGATTTTAAAATAA